In Eriocheir sinensis breed Jianghai 21 chromosome 17, ASM2467909v1, whole genome shotgun sequence, one genomic interval encodes:
- the LOC126999736 gene encoding titin homolog isoform X3: MSSVQKKTTRTTKTVTKKTTQQVQSSSSLDQSENVQSSATHNVNNLSIARKGQFFNDSYFEDTRQDFQDAIQDVLAKWGDKSKPANDINSYRELRQRDLRDENQAIKSTEDQRYHKIVIDVKDFIDGGDVSVKTVDEEEIVVEGRVERKVGNTRSTKSFKRTFIFSDMVPESITSVVSADGILIIKALKQDSGMDVSESVTVQKRVVQQQQQSTVQTSDQQAITVASPQPEQQQQTVSVIKKVTSTTTSDSGTPGRVLPIDKRGGFFEDSYFEDCRQHFQKAVKQVLQKSNVTSTQADDIATYRDLRQKDLREETQVATVDDEEQFQKIIVDVKDFLNGGEVTVKTVEEREVVIEGRVERQEGNKKIIKRFCKRFILPEDILVESVTSVVSSDGVLTITAPRKPSETQDTDVSQSVTVKKTVVKKQQTSTVETAGQQDVKQIDVQVKETDTTDKKTVTDTQQTTTKTTKTVTITTTKTSFFKETTFVEDVKDFQEAITTIIKKLNLTVIDNDVFTTYRNYRKNNPPKNENQAVSEKDTDTTKKIVIDVSDFENVTVKVVERELVIEGNGKRTTDTGATQTFSFCRRFTLPEDVNPDDITAVVSPEGILIITIIRRRTVKVTQEKDTTDVAKKTTTTKTTKKVTITTSKTSFFNETTFVEDVKDFQEAITTIIKKLNLTVTEDIFTTYRNYRKNNPPKNENQAVSEKETDTTKKIVIDVSDFIGAVTVTVDDRLVIVEGKGNRHTEAGAIQSFSFNRQFILPDDVNPDDVSAVLTTDGILIITIIRRKTVTSVVTKEDTVDKSVTQVKKETTEVKEVEAKKITTTEETKPAPVEEPKKPAPVEEPKKPAPVEEQKVTPTEAPKTTAPVEEPKKPEEPKPAPVEEPKPAPVEEPKPVPVEEPKLVPVEEPKKPEEPKPAPVEEPKPVPVEEPKPVPVEEPKKPEEPKPAPVEEPKPTPVEEPKPVPVEEPKKPEEPKPAPVEEPKPAPVEEPKKPEEPKPAPVEEPKPAPVEEPKKPEEPKPAPVEEAKKPEEPKPAPVEEPKKPEEPKPAPVEEPKITPTEAPKATAPAEEPKKPEEPKPAPAEEPKKPVPVEEPKPAPVEEPKKPAPTEVAKKTTTTKTTKTVTITTTKNTFFKETTFVEDVKDFQEAILTIIKKLNLTITEDVFTTYRNYRKNNPPKNENQAVSEKDTDTTKKIVVDVSDFLENVTVKVVERELVIEGTGKRPNETGAIQTFSFCRRFTLPEDVNPDDISAVISSEGILIITIIRRKTVKVITQKDTTDKDTKKTPTEKDDTQLTKTTTTTKVTKTVTITTTKTSFFKETTFVEDVKDFQEAITTIIKKLNLTVVNNDVFTTYRNYRKNNPPKNENQAVSEKETDTTKKIVLDVSDFLENVTVKVVERELVVEGTGKRPNETGAIQTFNFCRRFTLPEDVNPDDISAVISSDGILIITIIRRRTVKVTQDKKDTTDVTKKTTTTKITKKVIITTTKTSFFKETTFVEDVKSFQEAIMTIIKKLNLKVTEDVFTTYRNYRKNNPPKNENQAVSEKETDSTKKIVLDVSDFLEDVTVTVVERELVVEGTGKRPNETGAIQTFNFCRRFTLPEDVNPDDITAVISSDGILIITIIRRRTVKVTQDKKDTTDVTKKTTTTKITKKVIITTIKSSFFKETTFVEDVKSFQEAITTIIKKLKLKVTEDVFTTYRNYRKNNPPKNENQAVSEKETDTTKKIVLDVSDFLEDVTVTVVERELVVEGTGKRPTGSGTFQTFSFNRHFTLPEDVNPDDITAVISSEGILIITIIIRKKQTTTATVVTKTTNKVTIITKGAFFKDQTFVEDVKNYEQAMTTIIKKFNLKVVKDAYTTYRDYRKANPKNENQAVSEKETDKTKKIVIDVSDFSEIVTVSVEERELVIQGEGKRQTAGGAIQTFSFNRHFCMPEGATTDDVTAVKSSEGVLSVTIKKTVTSSVTTTAATSEETGSGKVIKITTKGPFFSDPAFASSIKEFQSSITTIIKKFSVKVTGTDNFTAYRNYRKENPKNENQAVSVNETDTVKKVVMDVMEFVGATTVKVEGKEVVVNGTGKRQKGGKGPVITFSFARRFTLYDDTIIDAITAVMSSEGILIITIPRKN; this comes from the exons ATGTCCTCCGTTCAGAAGAAAACGACGCGTACGACTAAAACAGTGACCAAAAAGACCACTCAACAGGTGCAATCGTCATCGTCACTGGACCAGTCAGAGAATGTCCAGAGCTCGGCGACCCATAACGTCAACAACCTCTCGATCGCCAGGAAGGGGCAGTTCTTCAACGACTCCTACTTCGAGGACACCCGGCAGGACTTCCAAGACGCTATTCAGGATGTGCTGGCGAAGTGGGGCGACAAGTCGAAGCCCGCAAACGATATTAATAGTTACCGAGAACTTCGCCAACGAGACCTTCGGGATGAGAACCAGGCCATAAAGTCAACGGAAGACCAGCGTTACCACAAG ATCGTAATTGATGTGAAGGACTTTATCGATGGGGGGGATGTGTCCGTCAAGAccgtggacgaggaggagatagtggtggaGGGCCGCGTCGAGAGGAAGGTCGGGAACACAAGGTCCACCAAGAGCTTCAAGCGGACCTTCATCTTCTCCGATATGGTGCCGGAGTCTATCACGTCTGTGGTCTCGGCCGATGGCATCCTCATCATCAAGGCTCTCAAACAG GATTCTGGAATGGACGTCAGCGAGTCCGTCACTGTGCAGAAAAGGGTGGtccaacagcagcaacagtcaaccGTCCAGACCAGCGACCAGCAGGCCATCACTGTCGCCAGTCCCCAGCCGGAGCAGCAGCAACAGACGGTGTCGGTGATCAAGAAAgtcacgtccaccaccaccagcgacaGCGGCACGCCCGGCAGGGTGCTGCCCATCGACAAGCGGGGAGGGTTCTTTGAAGACTCCTACTTCGAGGACTGCCGTCAGCACTTCCAGAAGGCGGTGAAGCAGGTGCTGCAGAAGAGCAACGTCACCTCCACCCAGGCGGACGACATCGCGACCTACCGCGACCTGCGCCAAAAGGACTTGAGGGAGGAAACCCAAGTCGCCACCGTCGACGACGAAGAGCAGTTCCAAAAG ATCATCGTGGACGTGAAGGACTTCCTGAACGGGGGCGAGGTGACAGTCAAGACAGTGGAGGAGCGGGAGGTGGTTATCGAGGGCCGTGTCGAGAGGCAGGAGGGCAACAAGAAGATCATCAAACGCTTCTGCAAGCGATTCATCCTCCCAGAAGATATCCTTGTAGAGTCTGTCACGTCCGTGGTCTCCTCTGACGGAGTGCTGACCATCACAGCCCCGAGAAAG CCTTCAGAAACTCAGGACACTGACGTGAGCCAGTCCGTGACTGTCAAGAAGACAGTGGTCAAGAAACAACAGACGTCCACCGTCGAGACAGCCGGACAGCAGGACGTCAAGCAGATAGATGTTCAGGTAAAGGAGACAGACACTACCGACAAGAAAACCGTCACAGACACTCAACAGACCACGACCAAGACCACCAAGACcgttaccattaccaccaccaagaccTCCTTCTTCAAAGAAACCACCTTCGTTGAGGACGTCAAGGACTTCCAGGAGGCCATCACGACCATTATCAAGAAGCTGAACCTGACAGTGATTGATAATGATGTCTTCACCACCTACAGGAACTACCGCAAGAACAACCCTCCGAAGAACGAGAACCAGGCCGTCTCGGAGAAGGACACGGACACCACCAAGAAG ATCGTCATTGACGTGAGTGACTTCGAGAACGTGACGGTGAAGGTGGTGGAACGCGAGCTGGTGATCGAAGGTAACGGTAAGCGAACGACCGACACTGGCGCCACCCAGACCTTCAGTTTCTGCCGTCGTTTCACTTTGCCTGAGGACGTGAACCCTGACGACATCACGGCTGTCGTTTCTCCGGAGGgaatcctcatcatcaccatcatcagacGAAGGACCGTGAAGGTCACCCAGGAAAAGGACACAACGGACGTAGCCAAGAAGACCACCACGACCAAGACCACCAAgaaagtcaccatcaccaccagcaagaCCTCCTTCTTCAACGAAACCACCTTCGTAGAGGACGTCAAAGACTTCCAGGAGGCCATCACGACCATCATCAAGAAGCTGAACCTGACTGTGACGGAGGATATCTTCACCACCTACAGGAACTACCGCAAGAACAACCCCCCGAAGAACGAGAACCAGGCCGTCTCGGAAAAGGAGACAGACACCACCAAGAAG ATTGTCATAGACGTGAGTGACTTCATCGGCGCCGTGACGGTGACGGTGGACGATCGTCTGGTGATTGTTGAAGGAAAGGGCAACAGACACACAGAAGCAGGCGCCATACAGTCCTTCAGTTTCAACCGCCAATTCATTCTGCCAGATGACGTGAATCCCGACGACGTCTCAGCTGTCCTGACCACCGACGGAATCTtgatcatcactatcatcagGAGGAAAACAGTGACGTCCGTCGTCACAAAAGAGGATACGGTTGACAAGTCGGTCACCCAGGTAAAGAAGGAAACCACTGAAGTGAAGGAGGTCGAGGCCAAGAAAATCACAACGACGGAGGAAACGAAGCCCGCACCCGTGGAGGAACCCAAGAAGCCCGCACCAGTAGAGGAACCCAAGAAGCCCGCACCAGTAGAGGAACAGAAGGTTACTCCAACGGAAGCACCAAAGACGACTGCACCAGTTGAGGAACCAAAGAAACCTGAGGAACCCAAGCCTGCACCAGTTGAAGAACCAAAGCCCGCACCAGTTGAGGAACCAAAGCCTGTACCAGTTGAGGAACCAAAGCTTGTACCAGTTGAGGAACCGAAGAAACCTGAGGAACCCAAGCCTGCACCAGTTGAGGAACCCAAGCCTGTACCAGTTGAGGAACCCAAGCCTGTACCAGTTGAGGAACCGAAGAAACCTGAGGAACCCAAGCCTGCACCAGTTGAGGAACCCAAGCCTACACCAGTTGAGGAACCAAAACCTGTACCAGTTGAGGAACCGAAGAAACCTGAGGAACCCAAGCCTGCACCAGTTGAGGAACCAAAGCCTGCACCAGTTGAGGAACCGAAGAAACCTGAGGAACCCAAGCCTGCACCAGTTGAGGAACCAAAGCCTGCACCAGTTGAGGAACCGAAGAAACCTGAGGAACCCAAGCCTGCACCAGTTGAAGAGGCAAAGAAACCTGAAGAACCAAAGCCTGCACCAGTTGAAGAGCCGAAGAAACCTGAGGAACCAAAGCCTGCACCAGTTGAGGAACCGAAGATTACACCAACGGAAGCACCAAAGGCGACTGCACCAGCTGAGGAACCAAAGAAACCTGAGGAACCAAAGCCTGCACCAGCTGAGGAACCGAAGAAGCCTGTGCCAGTTGAGGAACCCAAGCCTGCACCAGTTGAGGAACCGAAAAAGCCCGCACCAACGGAGGTAGCCAAGAAGACCACCACGACCAAGACCACAAAGACcgttaccattaccaccaccaagaaTACCTTCTTCAAGGAAACCACCTTCGTTGAGGACGTCAAGGACTTCCAGGAGGCAATCTTGACCATCATCAAAAAGCTGAACCTCACGATAACGGAGGATGTCTTCACCACCTACAGGAACTACCGCAAGAACAACCCTCCGAAGAACGAAAACCAGGCCGTCTCGGAGAAGGACACGGACACCACCAAGAAG ATTGTCGTTGACGTGAGCGACTTCCTCGAGAACGTAACAGTGAAGGTGGTGGAGCGCGAGCTGGTGATCGAGGGTACAGGCAAAAGACCAAATGAGACTGGCGCCATCCAGACCTTCAGTTTCTGCCGTCGTTTCACTTTGCCTGAGGACGTGAACCCTGACGACATCTCGGCCGTTATTTCTTCAGAGGGAattctcatcatcaccatcatcaggagGAAGACCGTGAAAGTCATCACGCAAAAGGATACCACTGATAAAGACACCAAGAAGACCCCCACGGAGAAGGACGACACTCAGCTGACAAAGACTACGACCACAACCAAGGTCACAAagactgtcaccatcaccaccaccaagacctccTTCTTCAAAGAAACGACCTTCGTGGAGGACGTCAAGGACTTCCAGGAGgcaattaccaccatcatcaaaaAGCTGAACCTGACAGTTGTAAATAATGATGTCTTCACCACCTACAGGAACTACCGCAAGAACAACCCCCCCAAGAACGAGAACCAGGCCGTCTCGGAGAAGGAGACGGACACCACCAAGAAG ATCGTCCTTGACGTGAGTGACTTCCTCGAGAATGTAACAGTGAAGGTGGTGGAGCGCGAGCTGGTGGTCGAGGGAACTGGCAAAAGACCAAATGAGACTGGCGCCATCCAGACCTTCAACTTCTGCCGTCGTTTCACTCTGCCTGAGGACGTGAACCCTGACGACATCTCGGCCGTCATTTCTTCGGACGGTATcctcattattaccatcatcaggAGGAGGACCGTGAAGGTGACCCAAGATAAGAAGGACACAACTGACGTGACCAAGAAGACTACCACGACCAAGATCACTAAGaaagtcatcatcaccaccaccaagacctccTTCTTCAAAGAAACGACCTTCGTTGAGGACGTCAAGAGCTTCCAGGAGGCCATCATGACCATCATCAAGAAGTTGAACCTGAAGGTGACGGAGGATGTCTTCACCACCTACAGGAACTACCGCAAGAACAACCCCCCGAAGAACGAGAACCAGGCCGTCTCAGAGAAAGAAACAGACTCCACCAAAAAG ATTGTCCTTGACGTGAGTGACTTCCTCGAGGACgtgacggtgacggtggtggagcGCGAGCTGGTGGTCGAGGGTACAGGCAAGAGACCAAATGAGACCGGCGCCATCCAGACCTTCAACTTCTGCCGTCGTTTCACTCTGCCCGAGGACGTGAACCCTGACGACATCACGGCCGTCATTTCTTCGGACGGTAtcctcattatcaccatcatcaggaGGAGGACCGTGAAGGTGACCCAGGATAAGAAGGACACAACTGACGTGACCAAGAAGACCACCACGACCAAGATCACTAAGAaagtcatcatcaccactatcaagaGCTCCTTCTTCAAAGAAACCACCTTCGTTGAGGACGTTAAGAGCTTCCAGGAGGCCATCACGACCATCATCAAAAAGCTGAAGCTGAAGGTGACGGAAGATGTCTTCACCACCTACAGGAACTATCGCAAGAACAACCCCCCGAAGAACGAGAACCAGGCCGTCtcagagaaggaaacagacaccACCAAAAAG ATCGTCCTTGACGTGAGTGACTTCCTCGAGGACgtgacggtgacggtggtggagcGGGAGCTGGTGGTCGAGGGTACAGGCAAGAGACCAACCGGGAGCGGCACCTTCCAGACCTTCAGTTTCAACCGCCACTTCACCCTGCCTGAAGACGTGAACCCTGACGACATCACGGCCGTCATCTCTTCGGAAGGAatccttatcatcaccatcatcatcaggaaGAAGCAGACCACGACCGCCACCGTGGTAACCAAGACCACCAACaaagtcaccatcatcaccaaggGAGCGTTCTTCAAGGATCAGACCTTCGTAGAGGATGTGAAGAACTACGAACAAGCGATGACGACCATCATCAAGAAGTTCAATTTGAAGGTTGTGAAGGATGCGTACACGACTTATAGGGACTACAGGAAGGCCAACCCGAAGAACGAGAACCAGGCCGTCtcggagaaggaaacagacaagACGAAGAAG ATTGTCATCGATGTAAGCGACTTCAGCGAGATCGTGACGGTGTCGGTGGAGGAACGCGAACTCGTGATTCAAGGCGAAGGCAAAAGACAAACGGCGGGCGGGGCCATCCAGACCTTCAGCTTCAACCGCCACTTCTGCATGCCTGAGGGTGCCACTACCGACGACGTTACGGCTGTCAAGTCCTCAGAAGGCGTCCTGTCGGTGACCATCAAGAAGACTGTGACGTCCTCAGTAACAACGACGGCGGCgacatctgaggagacaggaagCGGGAAGGTCATCAAGATCACCACCAAGGGACCATTCTTCAGCGACCCGGCCTTCGCGAGCTCCATCAAGGAATTCCAGAGCTCCATCACAACGATCATCAAGAAGTTCAGCGTCAAGGTCACCGGGACGGACAACTTCACCGCCTACAGGAATTACAGGAAGGAGAACCCGAAGAATGAAAACCAGGCCGTGTCGGTGAACGAGACGGACACGGTGAAGAAG GTCGTGATGGACGTAATGGAATTCGTCGGGGCCACAACGGTGAAGGTGGAGggcaaggaggtggtggtgaacggCACGGGCAAGCGGCAGAAGGGCGGCAAAGGGCCCGTCATCACCTTCAGCTTCGCCCGCCGCTTCACCCTTTACGACGACACGATCATCGACGCCATCACCGCCGTCATGTCCTCGGAAGGCATCCTCATCATCACGATTCCCAGAAAGAACTAG